The following is a genomic window from Coriobacteriaceae bacterium.
TGCAGAGCTTGTAGACCTTCATCTTGCGGCCCTTGGCGTCAACGGCGTTGGAGAGGGTCTCGTAGGCAGCGTGGCACTGCTCGTAGAACGGATACTCGGGATCGTCGGTCCAGATGCAGGCCATGACGCCCGGGGCGATGAACGTGGCGACGTCGTCGATGTGGCCGTTGGTCTCCTCGGGGTCGATGCCCTCCTTGACCCAGATGACCTTCTCGACACCCAGGTAATCCTTGAGGTGCTCGTCCATGTAGGCGCGAAGCTCCTCGCTCCAGGGCTCAAACTTCTTGTGGTACTTGGGCCAGATGGACTCGGGATCCTCTTCCTCCTCGAGCACCGCAGAGCAGGTGCGGCCCGGGGAAAGCAGGCACTGGTCGGTCACGATAAGGGTGCCCTCGCCGTCGACGGTGATGGAGCCGCCCTCGAGGATCATGTCATCGGGACGATAGCGGCGGCAGCCGGAGAGCTCAGCCATCTTGAGGGCGATCTGCTCGTCCTTGTCCCACGGGAAGTACAGGCCGTCGACGAGGCCGCCGTAGGCGTTGAAGTGCCAGTGGTTGGCGCGCTTCTCGCCCTTGCCGTTGATGACGTAGGTGGCGGCGGTGTCGCGGAACCAAGCGTCGTCGGTGGTCATCTCGATGACGGTGACGTTCTCGTCGTTCTCGAAGACGGCCTTGCAGTTGGCGTAGTCGACCTGGTTGGCGCACATATAGACCGGGGTGAACTCGGAGATGGCGCGGGCGATGGCGGCATACTGCTTCTGGGCCGGCTTGGCGCCGTGGGCCCAGGTGTCGGTGCGGTGGGGCCAGCCCATCCACACGCGATCCTGCGGGGCGAACTCGGCGGGCATGAAGAAGCCGTCGGCCTTGGGGGTGGACTCGGACTCGGTGATCGTACGCATAAGATTTCCTCCAAATCGAACGATCGCTTGCTGCGGGCGGGTTACCCGCAGCCTAAAACCAAGAGATGGTAGGCGCCCGTTCCCCGGCAAAGGTCGGGGCGCCCGGTGCCGGTTTTCACGGAATCGCACCGGCAAGCGACGACGTAACCAAGTGCGCGGAGACAAAACGCACGAAAGATACGGAAGAGAGATTGGGGTGGGCGGTGGTTACCGGAGCTATCGCTCACACCCACCCCGGGGGAATGGTTAGCAAACCTGTCGCTTGGACACGCCTCCGAAGAGGCTAGAGTGCCCGGAGTCGGGAGCGACAAGCCCGACGAAGCGCGCGTTGGTACACGAGGAGGGTTGGAGCCCCAGAACCGGGTGCTCTAGTTCTCCTCGGCCTCGGCGGCCTCCTCAGCGAGACGCTGGGCTGCGAGCTCAGGGGTCAGACCCTTGTACTCGGTCTCGCGGCCCTTAGCGCTGACGACGCGGACGACCTCGCCGATGAGCACGAGCACGATGAAGATGACGATCATCGGGACCTTGTCGCCAATTTCAGCAGCGGAGAACGGGATCAGCGTGGCAACGATGGCAAGAACCAGCTCGATGCAGGGGATGGCCAGCATGACCTTCATCATGGCGCCCTTAAACGGGAACGTGAAGATGCGCTCACGGTTGGGGTCGTTCTTACGAAGGTTGAGGAACGCCGGGAACATCGGGATGTAGGTCAACAGCAGGAAGACGACAGAGGTGCCAAAGAGCATCCAGAAGACACCGTTGGAGATGGCGTCGATGGGAACGAGCTGCAGGCACAGCACCAGGGAGGCAACGACAGCGTTGACCAGGTTGGCGCCGTTGGGCATGTCGTCATCCGAGATCATCGAGGCGAAGACCTTGGGCATGTTGCCGTGCTCGGCAGCGTAGCGAGCAACGGAGTTAACGCCGAAGGACCAAGCGGCCATGTTGGCGAACAGGGTGATCAGGAAGGCGATGCAGATGACCTTAAAGATCATGGAGTCGCCCACCATGGTCTGGACTGCGACGATCATGCCGTAGTCGGGATCGATGGAGTCGGCCGGCACGGCGGCGCCGATGCCAAAGCCAGCGAACAGGTAGATCACGGCGATGGACAGGCCACCGACGATGATAGCCTTGGGGATATCGCGAGCGGGATCGGCCATGTCGTCGGTCATGGTGCAGATGACCTCGAAGCCCATGAAGTTAAAGATGATGATCGACAGGTAGCCGAGAGCGTTGGTGTTGGTGAGCTCGGGCAGGAA
Proteins encoded in this region:
- a CDS encoding agmatine deiminase family protein, encoding MRTITESESTPKADGFFMPAEFAPQDRVWMGWPHRTDTWAHGAKPAQKQYAAIARAISEFTPVYMCANQVDYANCKAVFENDENVTVIEMTTDDAWFRDTAATYVINGKGEKRANHWHFNAYGGLVDGLYFPWDKDEQIALKMAELSGCRRYRPDDMILEGGSITVDGEGTLIVTDQCLLSPGRTCSAVLEEEEDPESIWPKYHKKFEPWSEELRAYMDEHLKDYLGVEKVIWVKEGIDPEETNGHIDDVATFIAPGVMACIWTDDPEYPFYEQCHAAYETLSNAVDAKGRKMKVYKLCMPVNPLFMDQASCDTIDADENAEPRVPDEPLIASYMNYLVTNHGVIVPQYGDENDQLAVDTLQKIYDEVWGEGVYKCVGVQSEQVVFGGGNIHCITQQEPSA
- a CDS encoding APC family permease, whose translation is MSDGKKKLSFLTVISTIICVVFVCEAAAPAAAIGNQQFFWWIFLILTFLLPYGMVVAELGTTYDGEGGIYDWVRDGLGDKWGARISYYYWVNYPLWIASLATMFPDILGMVFGVEFNLIAKMGIDLAFVWIVYLMGRSKAADSEWVLNGGAIIKVVVAVIVGALGIWYAMENGFANDMSAATFLPELTNTNALGYLSIIIFNFMGFEVICTMTDDMADPARDIPKAIIVGGLSIAVIYLFAGFGIGAAVPADSIDPDYGMIVAVQTMVGDSMIFKVICIAFLITLFANMAAWSFGVNSVARYAAEHGNMPKVFASMISDDDMPNGANLVNAVVASLVLCLQLVPIDAISNGVFWMLFGTSVVFLLLTYIPMFPAFLNLRKNDPNRERIFTFPFKGAMMKVMLAIPCIELVLAIVATLIPFSAAEIGDKVPMIVIFIVLVLIGEVVRVVSAKGRETEYKGLTPELAAQRLAEEAAEAEEN